Proteins from one Deltaproteobacteria bacterium genomic window:
- a CDS encoding SCO family protein, which translates to MDDLALSERHAITARRLFFGWLVVTAFFWGFAFYRAPVASSDWLLRAQSACFGTSETGLPDTYGWMVLILAPSSFLVAILVAIGSDLYRGLRGVSSNGIIAKVFYGFVAVLISVEAIWVAGRVQEGLGIAEASFTSTNAEGLPEFYPRSRNEAPEFLLIDQFGKEVSLASMNGKAAILTFAFAHCQTICPALVSSTKAALASLPAEETVLLIVTLDPWRDTPTSLPSLAKKWDLAPNAHVMSGEVEKVNGVIESYKIPTERDEKTGDVVHPGLVFILSPDGKIAYTFNNPSSRWISDAVSAVLQKP; encoded by the coding sequence TTGGATGATTTAGCTTTATCGGAACGCCATGCTATTACTGCTAGGCGTCTTTTTTTTGGCTGGCTAGTGGTAACAGCCTTTTTTTGGGGTTTCGCGTTTTATCGCGCTCCTGTTGCCTCGTCGGATTGGCTGTTGCGCGCACAGTCAGCGTGTTTTGGGACAAGCGAAACAGGTCTTCCAGATACTTATGGGTGGATGGTTTTGATTTTAGCTCCTAGTTCATTTTTAGTAGCTATACTGGTAGCCATTGGAAGCGATCTTTATCGCGGGTTAAGAGGGGTATCTTCTAATGGCATTATCGCTAAGGTTTTCTATGGATTTGTTGCGGTTCTTATATCGGTAGAGGCTATTTGGGTAGCTGGAAGAGTGCAGGAGGGTTTAGGTATTGCGGAAGCCTCATTTACGTCCACAAATGCAGAAGGACTTCCCGAGTTCTATCCTCGAAGTCGCAATGAGGCGCCAGAATTTTTGCTAATAGATCAATTTGGCAAAGAGGTATCGCTTGCGAGCATGAATGGGAAGGCTGCAATTCTCACATTTGCCTTTGCGCATTGTCAGACAATTTGTCCGGCCTTGGTTTCTTCTACTAAAGCAGCGCTAGCGAGCTTGCCGGCGGAGGAGACGGTGCTTCTCATCGTTACGCTAGATCCATGGCGAGATACTCCCACTTCGTTGCCATCTCTTGCAAAAAAGTGGGATTTGGCTCCCAATGCCCATGTAATGTCGGGAGAGGTGGAAAAGGTTAATGGAGTTATTGAAAGTTATAAAATTCCAACCGAGAGAGACGAAAAAACCGGCGATGTGGTTCATCCTGGATTGGTTTTTATATTGTCGCCGGATGGAAAAATTGCCTATACCTTTAATAATCCTTCATCTCGTTGGATAAGTGATGCGGTATCGGCGGTCCTACAAAAGCCGTAA
- the hemW gene encoding radical SAM family heme chaperone HemW: protein MNRATLSIYIHIPFCVHKCPYCSFNSFSFESVLRANGTSAQQDPHDLERAYTEAIIAELEYFANNSAWSRQEVQSIFFGGGTPSIFSASSIELILRAIEQNFQLATNNEITIEANPGTLIEELSLEKLLTFKAMGINRISLGVQSFSEEKLKKLGRIHSAKDARDAILCCKKAGFTNINLDLIFGIQGERLEQWEADITHAVALEPKHISIYGLTIEAGTEFFKRSLAKEKIAANDALVAKMYGLAQVSLRENNFAQYEISNYSKEGFQCKHNLRYWSRDNYLGVGAGAHSFSNETIWQGSKLRKTIPKNTAWGQRWTNHSNPLTYINKINQSATAIKQLETLDKNQAKLEFFLVNLRTKKGICLANYKKLFKSSMLEDQHFAIQKLLSNNLIQQFDNNLALTDKGFLFADSVLEEFANGVA, encoded by the coding sequence TTGAACAGAGCGACGTTAAGCATTTATATTCACATCCCGTTTTGTGTACACAAATGCCCCTACTGTAGTTTTAACTCATTTTCGTTCGAATCTGTCTTGCGCGCCAATGGCACTTCGGCGCAGCAAGATCCGCATGATCTCGAACGCGCTTACACAGAGGCTATAATTGCTGAACTAGAGTACTTCGCCAATAACTCTGCCTGGAGCAGACAAGAAGTCCAGTCGATCTTTTTTGGCGGCGGCACTCCTTCGATTTTCTCTGCCAGCTCGATTGAACTAATACTCCGTGCAATCGAACAAAACTTCCAGCTTGCAACAAACAACGAGATAACTATTGAGGCTAATCCGGGAACGCTAATTGAAGAACTTAGTTTAGAAAAACTTCTTACTTTCAAGGCAATGGGCATAAATAGAATAAGTTTAGGGGTTCAAAGCTTTTCGGAGGAGAAACTTAAAAAACTGGGAAGAATTCACTCCGCTAAGGATGCTCGAGATGCCATTCTTTGCTGCAAAAAGGCAGGGTTCACCAACATTAATTTGGATTTGATATTTGGAATCCAGGGAGAACGCTTAGAACAATGGGAAGCCGACATTACACATGCCGTAGCACTCGAACCAAAACACATTTCAATCTATGGTCTTACGATCGAAGCTGGAACAGAATTTTTCAAGCGCTCACTAGCAAAAGAAAAAATCGCTGCAAATGACGCTTTAGTTGCCAAGATGTATGGGCTCGCTCAAGTCTCACTGAGGGAAAATAACTTCGCGCAATACGAAATTTCCAACTATTCAAAAGAGGGTTTCCAGTGCAAACACAATCTGCGTTATTGGTCCCGCGACAATTACCTAGGAGTTGGAGCTGGAGCTCACAGCTTTTCAAACGAAACCATTTGGCAAGGCAGCAAACTTAGAAAGACAATTCCTAAGAATACAGCCTGGGGCCAAAGGTGGACCAATCACTCAAATCCACTCACTTACATAAACAAGATAAACCAAAGCGCGACGGCGATAAAACAACTGGAGACACTAGATAAAAATCAAGCCAAGCTAGAATTCTTCTTAGTAAACCTACGCACAAAAAAGGGAATCTGCCTTGCAAACTACAAAAAACTATTTAAGAGCTCCATGCTTGAAGATCAGCATTTTGCGATTCAAAAGTTACTTAGCAACAACCTCATACAGCAATTCGACAACAACCTCGCCCTAACAGACAAGGGATTTCTTTTTGCCGATAGCGTTTTAGAGGAGTTTGCAAACGGCGTAGCATAA
- a CDS encoding cbb3-type cytochrome c oxidase subunit I has translation MSDTLQSFAARFRKCPITGLSVDRSAELLIKVNAVVAVVTFLIGVLAALGLVLTRWQAIHLLDASMYYRFLTAHGLNMLIFFIIFFEMAVLYFAGPVVLNSRLPAPKMGWLAFLLMLAGAVLVNWMVFAGKADVLFTSYPPLKADPNYYLGIILFAVGALIVCGLFYASLAVAKKEKTYEGSMPLVTFGALTATIIAIISLLHGAIIYIPTWLWSMNLMPMDAQIYRLIWWGLGHSSQQINVAAMVSVWYLLAGLTVGGVVLNEKVSRTAFVLYVLFISMASAHHLLVDPGMGPAWKVWNTSYAMYLAVLASMIHGFTVPAGIEMGQRLRGFTHGTFEWLRKAPWGDPGFSGMVLSVIIFGFWGGITGVTIGTEQINLMAHNTMRIPGHFHVTVVGGTALAFMAVTYYVLPLIFQRRVAFWGMAKLQPYVFGIGITVMSMAMSFMGSFGVPRRHWDISGAQAPFHVEFHPAVDLLQAVFGIGGLAAAVGALMFIASAVVSVFFGKRVTEECIAKGLPGIPQGVLKLPSQTYKGSMVERTHKTGTPGTVVLVFIFLACFVLYYFVNWKLLSVLWKIG, from the coding sequence ATGAGCGATACCCTTCAATCTTTCGCAGCTCGTTTTAGAAAATGCCCTATCACTGGACTCTCTGTCGATAGGAGCGCCGAGTTATTGATTAAAGTAAATGCCGTTGTAGCTGTAGTGACATTCCTCATCGGCGTGTTAGCAGCGCTAGGACTTGTACTTACTCGTTGGCAAGCAATACATCTTCTAGATGCAAGCATGTATTATCGCTTTCTTACGGCGCATGGTTTAAACATGCTTATCTTTTTTATCATTTTTTTCGAAATGGCCGTATTGTACTTTGCTGGTCCGGTAGTCTTAAACAGTCGATTGCCAGCCCCTAAAATGGGGTGGCTAGCATTCTTGTTGATGCTAGCTGGTGCTGTGTTGGTGAATTGGATGGTTTTTGCGGGGAAGGCAGATGTGCTTTTTACGTCTTATCCGCCTCTTAAGGCTGATCCGAATTATTACTTAGGTATTATTCTTTTCGCGGTTGGTGCGCTAATAGTGTGTGGATTGTTTTATGCGTCTTTAGCGGTAGCAAAAAAAGAAAAGACGTATGAAGGTTCTATGCCGTTAGTAACCTTTGGGGCGCTTACTGCAACAATAATAGCGATTATTTCTCTTCTTCATGGGGCTATAATATATATTCCAACTTGGTTATGGTCTATGAATCTAATGCCCATGGACGCTCAGATATATCGCCTAATATGGTGGGGGCTTGGTCATTCATCCCAACAGATCAATGTTGCCGCTATGGTATCAGTTTGGTACTTGCTGGCCGGCTTAACAGTTGGTGGCGTGGTTCTTAATGAGAAGGTTAGCCGCACTGCTTTTGTGCTATATGTGCTCTTTATTTCGATGGCATCGGCACATCATTTGCTAGTAGATCCAGGTATGGGGCCCGCTTGGAAAGTGTGGAACACTAGCTATGCAATGTATCTTGCCGTTCTTGCTAGTATGATACATGGATTTACTGTGCCAGCCGGAATTGAGATGGGACAGCGTTTGCGTGGGTTTACGCATGGCACGTTTGAGTGGTTGCGAAAAGCTCCTTGGGGAGACCCGGGATTTTCGGGCATGGTTCTTTCGGTCATTATATTTGGCTTTTGGGGCGGTATTACGGGAGTTACGATTGGGACAGAGCAAATCAATTTGATGGCTCATAACACTATGCGTATTCCAGGGCACTTTCATGTTACGGTCGTTGGAGGCACTGCATTGGCATTTATGGCCGTTACGTATTACGTGCTTCCCCTTATTTTTCAGCGCCGCGTTGCATTTTGGGGTATGGCGAAACTTCAGCCTTATGTTTTCGGCATAGGAATCACTGTAATGTCTATGGCAATGTCTTTTATGGGTTCCTTTGGAGTTCCTCGCCGCCATTGGGATATAAGCGGAGCGCAGGCTCCTTTCCACGTAGAATTTCATCCGGCTGTAGATCTTTTGCAGGCAGTATTTGGCATTGGAGGGCTGGCAGCCGCTGTTGGCGCATTGATGTTTATAGCTTCAGCGGTAGTCTCGGTGTTTTTTGGCAAACGCGTTACTGAGGAATGTATAGCAAAAGGGCTTCCTGGAATTCCACAAGGAGTATTAAAGCTTCCAAGTCAGACGTATAAAGGTTCGATGGTCGAGAGGACTCATAAGACTGGGACTCCAGGTACGGTAGTTCTCGTATTCATCTTTTTAGCATGTTTTGTGCTTTATTATTTTGTAAACTGGAAGTTGTTATCGGTTTTGTGGAAAATTGGATGA
- a CDS encoding cytochrome b N-terminal domain-containing protein: MSEQSIPVRPPLSKAVAKVLRPLNSFFDYFYHSEYNPFYRSGTLAIGLLFVLLVTGFYLLLFYDVASPYASVAAIQEQVWLGRWIRALHRYATDAVLIAVFFHVLHLMAQGKTWGPRTLAWISGVVLLLSLFISAWTGYVMVWDRHGQVVVEAGAKVLRVFPFLRDELGTAFSGRQPLASSFFFMNLFLHVAVPLGMVFCTWVHTARLARTVWFPIRPVFYGSLFALILMSLALPAVLLPEANLLGAVGRTEADWFFGFWMPIINTASPEIALWVWVFLLILGLSLPWWWRPLRAQHGPVSEVNVDTCTGCTQCALDCPYEAIRMIPHPEGKHLLAEVSKGLCVSCGICTASCDVFAIGPAGRAGLDQMKFVEQFLAREASVDALRHIVIICCNHNDGMGEFAKNLADKREEVHYFPINCCGTIHSTALERILEKFGAVLLLGCAARNCSNRDGLTLVSGRLFSKRVPFLDKKIDRRRIDIAPHSPSERAQVAESVDSLLAFVSTNVEHVDAKRTRMERGVWFVKRTIATGALMCLIACFSQFPMGEEAHNGLLRVIVRLPSAARLKCRAATSDEFANLPQHMRQREVCEQVPLSYQLRIRLDDSEVFSKELSPRGLRAERPIFVAEEIEVPPGERMLEVSILPADGTQVVKGILEHRKLTTFSKGQIELVSLGEL, from the coding sequence ATGTCTGAGCAAAGCATTCCTGTTCGACCCCCTTTATCTAAAGCTGTAGCAAAGGTGTTGCGACCGCTAAACAGTTTTTTCGATTATTTTTATCATTCCGAATACAATCCTTTTTATCGCAGTGGAACTCTAGCGATCGGTTTGCTGTTTGTGCTTTTGGTAACGGGTTTTTATTTGCTCTTGTTTTACGATGTTGCAAGTCCATACGCTTCAGTTGCGGCGATTCAGGAGCAGGTTTGGTTAGGTCGTTGGATTCGTGCGCTTCATCGCTATGCCACGGATGCTGTCTTAATCGCCGTATTCTTTCATGTTTTGCATTTAATGGCTCAGGGAAAAACCTGGGGGCCGAGAACTTTGGCGTGGATTAGTGGCGTCGTGTTATTGCTGTCGCTTTTTATATCTGCCTGGACTGGTTATGTGATGGTTTGGGATCGCCACGGTCAGGTCGTGGTGGAGGCCGGGGCAAAGGTGCTGCGGGTGTTTCCTTTTTTGCGCGATGAACTGGGAACCGCTTTTAGCGGAAGGCAGCCACTGGCGTCGTCATTTTTCTTTATGAATTTATTCTTGCACGTAGCAGTTCCGCTTGGGATGGTGTTTTGCACCTGGGTTCATACCGCTAGATTGGCGAGAACCGTGTGGTTTCCTATTCGGCCAGTCTTTTATGGGAGCTTGTTTGCCCTAATATTGATGTCGCTGGCTTTGCCCGCTGTGCTCTTGCCAGAGGCAAATTTATTGGGCGCTGTGGGCAGGACAGAAGCAGATTGGTTTTTTGGTTTTTGGATGCCTATAATTAATACCGCTTCGCCTGAAATTGCCTTATGGGTATGGGTTTTTTTGCTAATACTTGGCCTATCTCTTCCGTGGTGGTGGCGACCATTGAGAGCGCAGCACGGGCCGGTTTCTGAAGTAAATGTTGATACCTGCACTGGCTGTACACAATGCGCCCTGGATTGCCCCTACGAAGCAATTCGCATGATTCCACATCCCGAGGGGAAGCATCTGCTTGCTGAGGTGTCTAAAGGGCTTTGTGTAAGTTGTGGGATATGTACGGCATCCTGTGACGTCTTTGCTATAGGTCCAGCAGGACGCGCTGGTCTAGATCAAATGAAATTTGTCGAACAATTTTTGGCTAGGGAGGCGAGTGTAGATGCGCTAAGACACATCGTTATTATTTGCTGTAATCACAACGATGGGATGGGAGAATTCGCCAAAAATCTCGCAGACAAGCGAGAGGAAGTGCATTACTTTCCAATTAACTGTTGTGGAACGATTCATAGCACCGCACTAGAGCGTATATTAGAGAAGTTTGGCGCTGTTTTGTTATTGGGTTGTGCGGCGAGAAATTGCAGCAACCGAGATGGATTAACGCTTGTTTCTGGCAGGCTTTTTTCTAAAAGGGTGCCATTTTTAGACAAGAAAATAGATCGGCGACGCATTGACATAGCGCCGCATTCTCCAAGTGAACGTGCTCAAGTAGCTGAATCAGTAGATAGTCTTCTTGCGTTTGTCAGCACTAACGTAGAGCACGTCGATGCCAAAAGGACGCGCATGGAACGAGGAGTATGGTTTGTTAAGCGAACTATCGCGACTGGCGCATTAATGTGTCTCATAGCTTGTTTCAGCCAATTTCCCATGGGCGAGGAGGCACATAATGGCTTATTGCGCGTTATAGTTCGGCTTCCCAGTGCAGCCAGGCTTAAATGCCGTGCCGCAACTAGTGATGAATTTGCCAATTTACCACAGCACATGCGTCAGCGAGAAGTGTGCGAACAAGTGCCTTTGAGTTATCAGTTAAGAATAAGACTAGATGACTCGGAGGTTTTTTCTAAAGAGTTGAGCCCCAGAGGTCTTCGCGCCGAGAGGCCTATTTTTGTTGCTGAAGAGATCGAGGTTCCGCCAGGGGAACGCATGCTAGAAGTAAGTATTCTTCCAGCTGATGGCACCCAAGTCGTAAAGGGGATTTTAGAACATCGGAAGCTAACAACTTTTTCGAAAGGACAGATAGAGTTGGTATCGCTAGGCGAGCTCTAG
- the lepB gene encoding signal peptidase I — protein MKTLHKNETSSNPQQHKTREAKALGFSHGKSKKTKSSNWNEIIDVVKSLGLLIAIALLLRASVVEAFKIPSESMKPTLQVGDHILVNKLSYGLRLPFIKETVWQLSKPERGDVVVFTLPDDPNTAEIDESDTNIIKRVLGLPGETIEVRGTSVFINGKLYEDPQAHWLQGGRKDFGPVLVPDDKILLLGDNRDFSKDSRYWRSPFLDISRVKGRAFFIYWSLHHWRRIFHTVS, from the coding sequence ATGAAGACTTTGCACAAGAACGAAACATCCTCTAACCCACAGCAGCATAAAACCCGTGAAGCCAAAGCTCTAGGTTTTTCCCATGGCAAATCAAAAAAGACCAAGTCCTCTAATTGGAACGAGATTATTGACGTTGTTAAGAGCTTAGGCTTGCTAATCGCAATAGCACTTCTTCTTCGCGCTTCGGTGGTCGAAGCTTTTAAAATTCCTTCTGAATCCATGAAACCTACGTTACAAGTTGGCGATCACATCCTAGTAAATAAGTTGAGTTACGGTCTTAGGCTCCCCTTTATTAAGGAAACCGTTTGGCAGTTAAGCAAGCCCGAACGGGGGGACGTAGTGGTTTTTACTCTTCCAGACGATCCAAACACAGCAGAGATAGACGAGTCGGACACAAATATCATTAAGCGAGTGTTGGGGCTTCCTGGCGAAACGATTGAAGTACGAGGAACTTCCGTATTTATCAATGGCAAGCTTTATGAAGACCCACAAGCTCATTGGCTGCAAGGCGGCAGAAAGGATTTTGGACCAGTGCTTGTACCCGACGACAAGATCTTACTGCTTGGAGACAATAGAGATTTTTCCAAAGACTCGCGTTACTGGAGGTCTCCATTCCTAGATATAAGCCGTGTAAAGGGAAGGGCTTTTTTCATTTATTGGTCTTTACATCATTGGCGTAGAATCTTTCACACCGTGTCTTAG